A portion of the Leptospira broomii serovar Hurstbridge str. 5399 genome contains these proteins:
- a CDS encoding FecR domain-containing protein, with the protein MRFLTDAKFVVTGLILLIIFFSSLLYMYANAGPKTGNNKIVGELKSKQLKILRKLDSEVVWEELDPSDPIRFRDTIRTEEGSVAVLLFKDGNNSTEIQMGERSMILIEDTDKISFVSGSLSATNSGDASKLQISSGDTKISLANSNVKLSKDEGKALNLEVKEGQAKVVSSSGESVLNGNQAAELKGNTLEVRTLKLEQIAPADGATVPVKGETSTLRFAWKPEAGVKNYYLEIAKDPSFRIGLKRIPSTGSEVSVNVSVGNYFWKVVGKNPKTGKDESSLARNLRVLSWNSPRLLSPAAKETFTFTTGLPVIRFQWSVMDPTAKYTLEIAEDSGFKQIALRSESKSGFAKWESKSEGNFFARVRMYSDREGFSEEVSAAIPFSVRKLAEAEPPRLHRPLSEEEIGLRIFKTGNSFFSWSANREFQSYTLEISNESEFKNILLSRTVSANFLKPEFDWKEGVYFWKVRGNLKDGGKRDSLPQKFVLKHIDFVKLSSPKDGTESGHPSDGKIILRWDRPDPSGLYRVELARDASFETKLSDSKVRSGALSVTLPSPGSFYWRVSLVTPSGETLVSSSVANFRTTDSAPFVTPVYPRDRDKIDLDEKESLSFYWETQGTPEIYVLELLESQGKNWKPILKKEIRGETFEFRELYKLREGKYQWRLSAKYKDDAGKIRTTIPLSREFNVLLSATLKAPEVLTPKEIYVE; encoded by the coding sequence ATGAGATTCTTGACTGACGCAAAATTCGTAGTCACTGGTCTCATACTGTTGATTATCTTTTTCTCGTCCTTACTTTATATGTATGCGAATGCGGGACCGAAGACGGGAAATAATAAGATCGTAGGCGAACTCAAATCCAAACAACTTAAGATTTTAAGAAAGTTGGATTCTGAAGTTGTTTGGGAAGAACTAGATCCGAGCGATCCGATTCGCTTTAGAGACACGATCCGTACTGAGGAGGGTTCGGTAGCCGTGCTTCTGTTTAAGGACGGAAATAACTCTACGGAAATTCAGATGGGTGAGCGAAGTATGATTCTTATCGAAGATACCGATAAGATTAGTTTCGTATCCGGTTCCCTATCCGCGACCAACAGCGGAGACGCAAGCAAGTTGCAGATTAGTTCCGGAGATACAAAGATATCTTTGGCTAACTCCAATGTAAAACTTTCTAAAGACGAAGGAAAGGCTTTAAATTTGGAAGTGAAGGAGGGACAGGCCAAAGTCGTCTCATCATCGGGAGAAAGCGTCCTAAACGGGAATCAAGCGGCTGAACTTAAAGGAAATACGTTAGAAGTTCGCACGTTAAAATTAGAGCAAATCGCTCCGGCAGACGGTGCAACAGTACCGGTAAAGGGAGAAACTTCAACGTTGCGTTTTGCCTGGAAACCCGAAGCGGGGGTAAAAAACTATTATTTAGAAATCGCGAAAGATCCATCCTTTCGTATCGGACTCAAACGAATTCCCTCGACCGGCTCGGAAGTTTCGGTTAACGTTTCTGTCGGAAATTACTTTTGGAAAGTTGTCGGTAAAAATCCGAAAACGGGTAAGGACGAATCCAGCTTGGCTAGAAATTTAAGGGTTCTTTCTTGGAACAGTCCTAGATTGCTCTCCCCCGCTGCAAAAGAGACATTTACTTTCACAACCGGTCTTCCCGTGATTCGTTTTCAATGGTCGGTCATGGATCCTACCGCCAAATACACTTTGGAGATCGCGGAAGATTCAGGCTTTAAACAAATTGCATTGAGATCCGAATCCAAATCTGGCTTCGCCAAATGGGAATCTAAGTCCGAAGGTAATTTTTTCGCACGCGTAAGAATGTATTCCGACCGAGAAGGATTTTCAGAGGAAGTATCTGCGGCGATACCGTTTTCCGTCAGGAAATTAGCCGAAGCGGAACCTCCCCGTTTGCACCGCCCGCTGTCCGAAGAAGAAATCGGATTAAGGATTTTCAAAACCGGAAATTCCTTTTTCAGTTGGTCGGCTAATCGGGAATTTCAATCCTATACTTTAGAAATATCTAATGAATCTGAATTTAAAAATATCCTTTTATCTCGTACCGTATCGGCTAATTTTCTCAAGCCGGAATTCGATTGGAAAGAGGGTGTTTATTTCTGGAAAGTACGGGGCAATTTGAAAGACGGCGGAAAGAGAGATTCCTTGCCTCAAAAATTCGTTCTTAAACATATCGATTTCGTAAAGCTATCTTCTCCGAAAGACGGCACGGAATCCGGACATCCTTCCGATGGAAAAATAATTCTTCGTTGGGACAGACCGGATCCAAGCGGGCTCTATAGAGTCGAATTAGCGAGAGATGCATCCTTCGAAACGAAACTCTCTGATTCCAAGGTGAGGTCGGGCGCTCTTTCGGTTACTTTACCGTCACCGGGTTCCTTCTATTGGAGGGTCAGCTTAGTGACTCCAAGCGGAGAAACTCTCGTTTCCAGTTCGGTGGCGAATTTTCGAACCACCGATTCTGCCCCGTTTGTAACTCCGGTATATCCGAGAGACCGGGATAAAATCGACTTAGACGAAAAAGAAAGCCTTTCTTTCTACTGGGAAACGCAGGGAACTCCCGAAATTTACGTTTTAGAATTACTCGAATCCCAAGGAAAAAACTGGAAACCGATCTTAAAAAAGGAAATTCGGGGAGAAACTTTCGAATTTCGAGAGTTGTATAAACTAAGGGAAGGAAAATATCAGTGGAGATTAAGCGCTAAATACAAGGACGACGCGGGAAAAATTAGGACTACAATTCCTTTATCAAGGGAATTCAACGTTCTTCTATCCGCAACGTTAAAGGCGCCTGAAGTTCTGACTCCGAAGGAAATTTATGTCGAATAG
- a CDS encoding adenylate/guanylate cyclase domain-containing protein, protein MNSSAKYIPFGTNGSVAFWEPTSSHAHPDGKQISDWSERGIKTIVCVFSERGSSIITDLEESLHGEDWKLYALEIPLGPETNESVFFCAWKLLQSIGKSNILFLVPEELNERWEVLLSKMVLSSFPHLAPGELGAWFPSLSGDSEPILLNDFKSFISRRKPPREIPEGNRGEFSVFLSELPLSFREISLGGSHPENGTSNDVRNGKNGKPEEKQQIKIKESESATTPESNGKSTPEASEDFAKPDDLDLPVASIESITESNESAADSKLEVPPPKETKKEIQAPVIATMSPADQTKAKFPLQLKLMGVISLLMTVTVSTVILYASSEFKKNYEVRVLETNFSLVNILGIKVKSDLKDIRDKGKSLTDKLIDPKGPGAYADLFFRNEPDFLLVGIYKVQGQSLKKDVVLHNDSYLEGISSNREELDSAIKGKESTFLKTLNSDGRIDNLTPDFKEPAFAISVADASKSRILIYVLRSERLLSAFQKQDINVPFLINGDGDLIAHYDPQLLASQTNWADLPIFETMLSAVREDSQQTRYQDSSGTRYYGSFQKVGFGGAGVIVTVPEEKVFEMVYRIQTKNLLIMAIALCMALIIVFFLARNITIPLLALLNATVEIAKGNFRIGIKSTTKDEVGLLTDYFVTMGKGLEEREKVKDALGRFVNKEIAEMVLNQELTLGGERKMCAIFFSDIRSFTAISEKLQPEEVVEFLNEYMTEMVHCVNQTHGIVDKFIGDAIMATWGALKSSGNQDAENAVNGALLMRKALQKFNEGRGGDKRPVIRIGCGLNYGPVIAGQIGSEERLEYTVIGDAVNLASRVEALNKPFGTDVLITQDLYDHVRDIFAVEKMQSIKVKGKAEPQVIYAVLGRKDDPTIPASVADLRKLIGIEFDAKKAKHDGEPEEEVKYEILD, encoded by the coding sequence AGAATCGCTTCACGGCGAAGATTGGAAACTCTATGCATTAGAAATTCCTTTAGGACCGGAAACTAACGAGTCCGTTTTCTTTTGCGCTTGGAAACTTCTTCAATCGATCGGAAAATCCAACATTCTATTTCTTGTCCCGGAAGAATTGAATGAAAGATGGGAGGTCCTACTCTCTAAAATGGTCCTTTCCTCCTTCCCGCATTTAGCTCCAGGAGAATTAGGAGCATGGTTCCCTTCTTTATCCGGTGATTCTGAACCGATATTATTAAACGACTTTAAAAGTTTCATTTCTAGAAGAAAACCTCCGAGAGAAATTCCGGAGGGAAACCGAGGTGAATTCTCCGTATTCTTGAGCGAATTACCTCTCTCTTTTCGAGAAATTAGTTTAGGCGGCTCTCACCCGGAAAACGGAACTAGTAACGACGTAAGAAACGGGAAAAACGGTAAGCCCGAAGAAAAACAGCAAATTAAAATTAAGGAATCTGAATCCGCTACGACTCCCGAATCCAACGGCAAATCGACTCCCGAAGCTTCCGAAGATTTTGCAAAGCCGGACGATCTCGATCTTCCCGTAGCATCGATAGAATCTATCACCGAATCGAACGAAAGCGCGGCTGATTCTAAATTAGAGGTCCCTCCTCCCAAAGAAACCAAAAAAGAAATCCAGGCTCCCGTAATCGCGACAATGTCGCCTGCGGATCAAACTAAGGCAAAATTTCCGCTTCAATTAAAATTAATGGGAGTCATCTCCCTATTAATGACCGTCACCGTTTCTACAGTCATCCTTTACGCTTCCAGCGAATTCAAAAAAAATTACGAAGTTCGGGTTTTAGAAACGAACTTCTCCTTGGTAAACATACTAGGTATTAAAGTTAAGTCCGATTTGAAGGATATCCGGGACAAAGGAAAATCTCTTACGGATAAATTAATCGATCCAAAAGGGCCGGGAGCCTACGCGGATCTATTTTTTCGAAATGAGCCGGACTTTCTATTAGTCGGAATTTATAAAGTCCAAGGACAATCCTTAAAAAAGGATGTGGTACTTCATAACGATTCGTATCTGGAAGGAATTTCTTCGAATCGTGAAGAGTTGGACTCGGCGATCAAAGGTAAAGAATCGACTTTTTTAAAAACTCTCAATTCGGACGGTCGAATCGATAATCTGACTCCGGATTTCAAAGAACCGGCCTTTGCCATCTCGGTAGCCGACGCTTCCAAAAGCAGAATTTTGATTTATGTTCTTAGATCGGAAAGACTTCTAAGTGCATTCCAAAAACAGGATATTAACGTTCCGTTTTTAATCAACGGAGACGGAGATCTAATCGCTCATTACGATCCGCAACTTCTCGCCTCTCAAACGAATTGGGCCGATTTACCCATCTTCGAAACCATGCTCTCTGCCGTCCGCGAAGATAGTCAGCAAACTCGCTATCAAGATTCTTCCGGGACTAGATACTACGGGTCGTTTCAAAAAGTGGGTTTCGGCGGAGCCGGAGTTATCGTCACTGTACCTGAAGAGAAAGTCTTCGAGATGGTTTACAGAATTCAGACAAAAAATCTTCTAATCATGGCGATCGCATTGTGTATGGCCTTGATAATCGTATTTTTCCTCGCGAGAAATATTACAATTCCCTTATTAGCTCTCCTAAACGCAACCGTCGAAATAGCGAAGGGAAATTTCCGGATCGGAATTAAATCCACGACGAAGGACGAAGTTGGCCTTTTGACCGATTACTTCGTAACCATGGGTAAGGGTCTCGAGGAGAGGGAAAAAGTGAAGGACGCCCTAGGTCGATTCGTTAACAAAGAGATCGCCGAAATGGTACTAAATCAAGAGTTGACCTTGGGCGGGGAAAGAAAGATGTGCGCGATCTTTTTTTCCGACATTCGATCCTTCACTGCAATCTCCGAAAAATTACAACCCGAAGAAGTCGTCGAATTCCTAAACGAATATATGACCGAAATGGTTCACTGTGTAAATCAGACTCACGGGATTGTGGATAAATTTATCGGCGATGCAATCATGGCGACTTGGGGTGCCTTGAAGTCTTCGGGGAATCAGGACGCCGAAAACGCCGTAAACGGCGCATTACTAATGCGTAAAGCTCTCCAGAAATTCAACGAAGGACGAGGCGGTGATAAAAGGCCGGTGATTCGGATCGGCTGTGGATTGAATTATGGACCGGTGATTGCCGGACAAATCGGTTCGGAAGAGCGACTCGAATACACCGTCATCGGTGATGCAGTAAACTTAGCCTCCAGAGTCGAAGCTTTAAATAAACCCTTCGGAACGGACGTGCTTATCACGCAGGATTTATACGATCACGTTCGGGACATCTTTGCGGTCGAAAAAATGCAATCTATCAAAGTGAAAGGGAAAGCGGAGCCTCAAGTAATCTATGCCGTATTAGGAAGAAAGGACGACCCTACAATCCCGGCCTCCGTCGCAGATCTACGAAAACTCATCGGGATCGAATTCGATGCTAAGAAAGCTAAGCATGATGGGGAGCCCGAAGAGGAAGTAAAATATGAGATTCTTGACTGA
- a CDS encoding PAS domain-containing sensor histidine kinase, producing MEYYTSNCAYSLSVAKINRGNRGGFSNLARMEGRKLLRSLGIKMTFAWLRNWSTKRFFGKESYEEMRSFLPEVTYDFIYRLDVSDDYQFQVGWANESFWRFFGKKPFNKKNRLPIDRLLNVHPEDKGLVSDKVKTLLTGKPSVQEYRILNEKGEILWIRDHGKPILNPETRRVIQIYGSIQDITLRKKNEIILRDQLDYIQILLDSTDEWVIQLNQIGLIQYVNSSGRQEVKNQFGLSLHKGINLSSLLSPEHREIFNSQLEKAFAGEKGKWHFSRLFPTEMNSELEVSFAPLQKEGMIKEAVIFLKDVTLRTVWETALLASEEKYRKLVEVCPDGIGLHSEGKLLYLNEAGLRILGYSSLEEIEGRSVFDFVHPDSQKVVSDRMLRALKFEMPLAPIEEKFLMKDGSEIQVEVTGIAFQQRDSKFMQVIFRDISERKKAQQELQELRKKIMLANDRLRAIIEGVKDSICAVDMDMRVMACNSSFELLVWKLYGKRISEGDRISEVFLTDPKERNTIIENWSRALRGEVFRVERRISGLVNENIVLEINYSSIRDFSHNLIGAAQVIRDVTERYQYEETLRRSLTDKEVMLKEIHHRVKNNLQVVSSLLSLQTEFTDDPKLVSIIKECERRIQSMALIHKELYQNESIADADFQEYLNNLLVALVQSFGASRKVKYAVESDELKLNLDFAIPLALVLNELVSNSLKYAFPGERTGNINIGIARTARTLIIEVKDDGIGLPTGFNIKESESLGLQLVGMLLGKLKADWNLVPSDTGVHYRIELPDLT from the coding sequence ATGGAATATTACACCTCAAATTGTGCATATTCGCTAAGCGTTGCAAAAATCAATCGAGGAAATAGGGGAGGATTTAGTAACCTGGCCAGAATGGAAGGGCGAAAGCTTTTACGCTCTCTTGGAATTAAAATGACGTTTGCTTGGCTTCGAAACTGGTCTACGAAACGTTTCTTTGGAAAAGAATCCTACGAGGAGATGCGCTCCTTTTTACCGGAAGTCACTTACGATTTTATTTATCGTTTGGATGTATCGGATGATTATCAATTTCAAGTCGGTTGGGCGAATGAAAGTTTTTGGCGGTTCTTCGGAAAAAAACCGTTCAATAAAAAAAATAGGCTTCCGATCGACCGTTTATTAAACGTTCATCCCGAAGATAAGGGGTTAGTTTCCGACAAGGTCAAGACTCTCCTCACCGGAAAACCGTCAGTTCAAGAATATAGAATTTTAAACGAAAAAGGAGAGATACTTTGGATTCGTGATCATGGAAAACCGATCCTAAATCCGGAAACTCGCCGGGTGATTCAAATTTACGGGTCCATTCAAGATATCACTTTACGAAAGAAAAATGAAATCATACTTCGAGACCAATTGGACTATATTCAGATTTTATTGGATAGTACGGACGAATGGGTTATCCAATTAAATCAGATAGGTCTCATTCAATACGTAAATTCCTCCGGTAGACAAGAAGTCAAAAACCAATTCGGATTATCTCTCCATAAAGGAATTAATCTTTCTTCTTTGCTTTCCCCGGAACACCGGGAGATATTCAATTCGCAACTCGAGAAAGCCTTTGCCGGAGAAAAAGGAAAATGGCATTTTAGTCGATTGTTTCCGACTGAAATGAATTCCGAATTGGAAGTTTCGTTCGCACCTTTACAGAAGGAAGGTATGATAAAAGAAGCCGTCATTTTTTTAAAGGACGTGACTTTGAGAACGGTCTGGGAGACCGCCTTGTTAGCGAGCGAAGAAAAATATCGGAAATTGGTGGAAGTATGCCCTGACGGAATCGGGCTCCATTCCGAAGGAAAATTACTTTATTTGAATGAAGCGGGCTTGCGAATATTAGGATATTCATCCTTGGAGGAAATAGAAGGCAGATCGGTTTTCGATTTCGTTCATCCCGATTCTCAAAAAGTGGTTTCGGATAGAATGCTACGTGCTCTTAAATTTGAAATGCCGTTGGCCCCCATCGAAGAGAAATTTCTCATGAAAGACGGCAGCGAGATCCAGGTCGAAGTCACCGGCATCGCATTTCAACAGAGAGACAGTAAGTTTATGCAGGTCATTTTTCGGGATATCTCCGAACGAAAAAAGGCACAGCAAGAACTGCAAGAATTGCGAAAAAAAATCATGTTAGCCAATGATAGACTTCGGGCAATAATTGAAGGCGTAAAAGATTCTATTTGTGCAGTCGATATGGATATGCGGGTGATGGCATGCAATAGTTCTTTCGAACTTTTGGTCTGGAAACTTTATGGAAAGAGGATCAGCGAAGGAGATCGTATTTCCGAAGTTTTTTTGACCGATCCTAAAGAACGGAATACGATCATAGAAAATTGGAGTCGCGCCTTACGGGGAGAAGTATTTAGGGTCGAACGAAGAATTTCCGGCCTAGTGAACGAAAATATCGTTCTTGAAATAAACTATAGTTCTATCAGGGATTTTAGCCATAATTTAATAGGGGCCGCGCAGGTTATTCGTGACGTAACCGAGCGTTATCAATACGAAGAAACTTTACGGAGGTCGCTCACTGATAAGGAAGTGATGCTTAAGGAAATTCACCATAGGGTAAAAAATAATCTGCAGGTCGTTTCAAGTCTACTAAGCCTGCAAACCGAATTTACGGACGATCCGAAACTGGTTTCGATTATTAAGGAATGCGAACGACGTATTCAATCGATGGCGCTCATACATAAAGAGTTATATCAAAACGAATCGATTGCGGACGCGGATTTTCAGGAATACCTTAATAATCTTTTAGTTGCGCTGGTTCAGTCGTTCGGTGCGAGTCGTAAGGTCAAATACGCCGTCGAATCGGATGAATTGAAATTAAATTTAGATTTTGCGATTCCATTAGCTCTGGTGCTAAACGAGCTTGTTTCAAACAGCTTGAAATATGCCTTTCCCGGAGAAAGAACCGGAAATATCAATATAGGAATTGCCCGAACCGCAAGAACTTTAATTATCGAAGTTAAGGACGACGGAATCGGCCTGCCTACCGGGTTCAATATCAAAGAATCGGAAAGTCTCGGTCTGCAACTGGTAGGAATGTTGCTCGGAAAGCTTAAGGCGGATTGGAATTTGGTCCCGTCAGACACCGGCGTTCATTATCGAATAGAGCTCCCCGATCTTACATAG
- a CDS encoding LIC11435 family protein: MSNSRFTSHQVMRLFIIASCILFSFSLFAKDKDDGVKLEWKAIPDSGGYLVEIKDSNGRIIREKTSATQIIVDLKPGTYEHRIGVLNRYGRVSIFSSWIPFDVILSRPPVLTSYTKNSYLSQDLPETFELKGKYLTDVTKVSLRDSNGEEVQIIKSIEYKEPDTILVYFDKKKVPEGILSLRLENPRNKITETEAFLLVADTPERLAALQKRSTPKEPFRFDYGAIARSAVLPGWGQIYQEKSKIRSYAFPFLIAAAGAYTYYKGESYLHSVKDYDAARRTNALLGYSVAQTGNVAVYPLAVVNYLQIPGKYSIASSAYHQVELSIGILAFLYALNLADAAFFPGSRQVKIEGTDKTASWSPVIRNERDGGGSSFASSNQQYLRQRVEVGVQFSW, from the coding sequence ATGTCGAATAGTCGTTTTACATCCCATCAAGTAATGCGCCTATTCATTATAGCGAGCTGCATACTTTTTTCTTTTTCCCTCTTTGCAAAAGACAAGGATGACGGAGTCAAATTGGAATGGAAAGCAATTCCGGATTCCGGCGGATACCTGGTCGAGATCAAGGATTCGAACGGAAGAATCATACGCGAAAAAACGTCTGCCACGCAAATCATCGTGGATTTAAAACCCGGAACCTACGAACACCGTATCGGAGTTTTGAACCGATATGGTCGAGTTTCTATTTTTTCATCTTGGATTCCGTTTGATGTTATTCTTTCTCGACCTCCCGTCCTAACCTCCTATACGAAAAATTCGTATTTGAGTCAAGATCTTCCGGAAACTTTCGAACTGAAAGGTAAGTATCTAACTGATGTTACGAAAGTTTCCCTAAGAGACTCTAACGGAGAGGAAGTTCAGATCATCAAGTCCATCGAATATAAGGAACCTGATACGATCCTAGTTTACTTCGATAAGAAGAAAGTCCCGGAAGGGATCCTTTCTTTGCGATTGGAAAACCCTCGGAACAAAATTACCGAAACGGAAGCCTTTTTACTCGTCGCCGATACTCCTGAGCGACTTGCAGCGTTACAGAAACGATCAACTCCGAAAGAACCGTTCCGTTTCGATTATGGTGCAATCGCAAGGTCGGCAGTACTTCCAGGGTGGGGGCAAATATATCAGGAAAAATCCAAAATCAGATCCTATGCGTTTCCGTTTTTGATCGCAGCCGCCGGGGCCTACACTTACTATAAAGGGGAGTCGTATCTTCATTCGGTGAAAGATTATGATGCCGCACGTAGAACGAACGCATTGTTAGGTTATAGCGTTGCTCAAACTGGGAATGTCGCCGTTTATCCTTTAGCAGTGGTTAATTATTTGCAAATTCCCGGCAAATACAGCATCGCCTCTTCTGCTTATCATCAAGTCGAACTTTCTATAGGTATATTAGCATTTCTTTATGCTCTCAATCTCGCGGATGCGGCCTTTTTTCCGGGCTCGAGACAAGTAAAGATTGAAGGGACGGATAAAACGGCAAGTTGGTCTCCTGTTATAAGAAACGAAAGAGACGGAGGCGGTTCCTCGTTCGCCTCTTCCAACCAACAATATTTACGCCAGAGAGTCGAAGTCGGGGTTCAATTTTCATGGTAG
- a CDS encoding ABC-F family ATP-binding cassette domain-containing protein, with translation MNLISVDRISKTIGEKSLFRDVSFGIDEGEKTGLLGINGSGKSTLLRILLGTEEPDQGKVIRNRILKISYLPQFPSYDSNYTILEHILSGVGPLMETIRRYENACILLEKGGTEAEKEYQEAMAEMDLKEAWGLESDLKNLLRELNIPDFSRRMGELSGGMVKKVALAQALTEESNLLVLDEPTNHLDIDAILWLQDYLKETKKAVLLVTHDRYFLEEVAGRILEIERGTFRIFPGNYDLYLEKKVEMQIVEEKEEVKRKSFLRTELEWLKRQPKARGTKQKARTDRVLEVLDRKKSGKDIVLDISVSGRRLGGKILELKNIKKSYSSSLIGGFSYIFKSRERIGVVGPNGAGKTTFLNIVTGREKPDSGDVSSGVNTTFGYFDQLTRDLPGDKRVLDYLKEEVAPTVRMVDGSLWSASQFLERFLFPPQLQMTKIERLSGGEKRRLYLVVLLMKNPNFLVLDEPTNDLDIPTLSVLEDFLQDFPGVVLVVSHDRYFMDRVVDYIFIMDGKGNIERFPGNYSEYLEYKFYRERNPEGEEQKPVISSKDSSSLKKKGLGYQDKRKLEMLEKEIAELESEERILVETLQSGTASPEKAKISGERLTTIQEELVRKVEQWEDLASKEV, from the coding sequence GTGAACTTAATTTCTGTCGATCGCATCTCTAAAACCATCGGTGAAAAGAGTCTATTTCGAGACGTCAGCTTCGGCATTGACGAGGGGGAAAAAACCGGTCTTCTCGGAATTAACGGCTCCGGGAAGTCGACACTCCTGCGTATTCTCTTAGGAACGGAAGAACCCGATCAGGGAAAAGTAATCCGAAATCGGATTTTGAAAATTTCCTACCTCCCGCAGTTTCCTTCTTACGATTCCAATTACACGATCTTAGAGCATATACTCTCCGGAGTCGGTCCGTTAATGGAGACCATCCGTCGATACGAAAATGCCTGCATCTTGCTCGAAAAAGGGGGAACCGAGGCTGAAAAAGAATATCAGGAAGCAATGGCGGAGATGGATTTGAAAGAAGCGTGGGGGCTTGAATCGGATTTAAAGAATCTGTTAAGAGAATTAAATATTCCTGATTTTTCAAGAAGAATGGGCGAGTTATCCGGCGGAATGGTAAAAAAAGTCGCCTTGGCCCAGGCTTTAACGGAAGAATCTAATCTTTTGGTACTGGACGAGCCGACCAATCATTTGGACATAGATGCAATTCTATGGTTACAGGATTATTTGAAAGAGACTAAAAAAGCCGTTTTATTGGTGACCCATGATCGTTATTTCCTGGAGGAAGTCGCCGGAAGAATTCTCGAAATCGAGAGAGGGACGTTTAGAATTTTTCCGGGAAACTATGATCTGTATCTGGAAAAGAAAGTAGAGATGCAGATCGTAGAGGAAAAAGAGGAAGTCAAACGTAAATCGTTTTTACGAACGGAGCTGGAGTGGCTGAAACGGCAACCGAAGGCTCGAGGCACTAAGCAAAAGGCGAGAACCGACAGAGTATTGGAAGTCTTGGATCGTAAGAAAAGCGGGAAAGACATTGTTTTGGATATTTCGGTGTCAGGAAGGCGGTTAGGTGGAAAAATATTAGAACTTAAAAATATTAAGAAATCCTATTCTTCCTCTCTTATCGGAGGTTTTTCCTACATCTTTAAAAGTCGAGAGCGCATCGGAGTCGTTGGTCCGAATGGGGCGGGGAAAACTACTTTTTTGAATATAGTGACCGGTAGGGAAAAGCCGGATTCAGGGGACGTATCTTCGGGAGTAAATACTACGTTCGGATATTTTGATCAGCTTACTCGCGATTTACCCGGCGATAAAAGAGTCTTGGATTATCTAAAAGAGGAAGTAGCTCCTACAGTTAGAATGGTGGACGGATCCTTATGGTCGGCGTCTCAATTCTTGGAAAGGTTCCTGTTCCCGCCTCAACTGCAAATGACAAAGATCGAAAGACTTTCCGGCGGGGAAAAAAGAAGACTGTATCTTGTCGTTCTATTGATGAAGAATCCTAATTTTCTCGTTCTTGACGAACCTACTAACGACTTGGATATTCCCACTCTTTCGGTCTTGGAGGATTTTTTACAGGATTTTCCCGGTGTGGTCTTGGTGGTGTCGCACGACCGCTATTTTATGGATAGGGTTGTCGATTATATATTTATAATGGACGGAAAGGGAAATATCGAAAGGTTCCCCGGAAACTATTCGGAATATCTCGAGTATAAATTTTATCGAGAAAGAAATCCGGAAGGCGAGGAACAAAAGCCTGTGATTTCTTCCAAAGACTCGTCATCCTTAAAAAAGAAAGGGCTCGGTTATCAAGACAAGCGCAAGCTAGAAATGCTGGAAAAGGAGATCGCTGAGTTGGAGTCGGAAGAACGAATTCTCGTCGAGACGTTGCAGTCAGGAACCGCATCTCCGGAAAAGGCAAAGATCTCCGGAGAAAGATTAACGACAATCCAAGAAGAGCTTGTCCGGAAAGTCGAACAATGGGAAGACCTGGCTTCAAAGGAAGTCTAG